A region from the Vibrio navarrensis genome encodes:
- the rpsO gene encoding 30S ribosomal protein S15 translates to MSLNAETKAAIVADYARGEGDTGSPEVQVALLTASINHLQGHFQAHKGDHHSRRGLLRMVSRRRKLLDYLKGKDLARYQDLIKRLGLRR, encoded by the coding sequence ATGTCTCTGAATGCAGAAACTAAAGCAGCAATCGTTGCTGACTACGCACGTGGCGAAGGCGACACTGGTTCACCAGAAGTACAAGTAGCGCTACTGACTGCTTCTATCAACCACCTACAAGGTCACTTCCAAGCGCACAAAGGCGATCACCACAGCCGTCGTGGTCTGCTACGCATGGTTTCTCGTCGTCGTAAGCTTCTAGATTACCTAAAAGGTAAAGATCTAGCTCGCTACCAAGACCTAATCAAACGTCTAGGCCTACGTCGCTAA
- the rbfA gene encoding 30S ribosome-binding factor RbfA, with the protein MSKEFSRTQRVSQQLQKELAMILQREVRDSRLGMVTISDVEVSRDLAYAKVFVTFLCIGEQTPESCLAALREHEVHIRMMLGKRIRLRLTPEVRFYYDNTLVEGMRMSNLVTEVVNKDKLKQKDSGREDEE; encoded by the coding sequence ATGTCAAAAGAATTTAGCCGTACGCAGCGTGTCTCCCAGCAGCTGCAAAAAGAACTCGCGATGATCCTTCAGCGCGAAGTTCGCGATTCTCGTCTGGGAATGGTCACCATCTCCGATGTTGAGGTTTCCCGTGACCTGGCTTACGCCAAAGTGTTCGTTACCTTTTTGTGCATCGGCGAGCAAACGCCAGAGTCTTGTTTGGCTGCGCTGCGTGAGCACGAAGTGCACATTCGTATGATGCTCGGTAAACGCATTCGTCTGCGTCTAACGCCTGAAGTGCGTTTTTACTACGACAACACCTTAGTTGAAGGTATGCGGATGTCGAACTTAGTGACAGAAGTGGTCAACAAAGACAAGCTCAAGCAGAAAGATTCTGGCCGTGAGGACGAAGAGTAA
- the truB gene encoding tRNA pseudouridine(55) synthase TruB: MARRRKGRPIDGVILLDKPTGISSNDALQKVKRIYFAEKAGHTGALDPLATGMLPICLGEATKFSQFLLDSDKRYRVIAKLGQRTNTSDSDGEVVETRPIDVSLAKLEACIEQFRGESDQVPSMFSALKYQGKPLYEYARKGIEVPRESRKITVYEIVLHRFSDDEVEMEVHCSKGTYIRTIVDDLGEMLGCGAHVTMLRRTAVANYPYERMVTLEQLNELLEQAQREEIAPRELLDPLLLPMDTAVENLPEVNLIPELADMVLHGQAVQVFGAPTEGTVRLTMGEERLFIGVGEMNDDGKIAPKRLVVFRHEE; this comes from the coding sequence ATGGCTCGTCGTCGCAAAGGTCGTCCGATTGATGGCGTTATTTTGTTGGATAAACCCACAGGTATCTCTTCCAACGATGCGCTACAAAAAGTCAAACGAATCTACTTTGCTGAAAAAGCGGGGCATACAGGGGCATTAGATCCGTTGGCAACCGGTATGCTGCCGATTTGTCTTGGCGAAGCAACCAAATTCTCTCAATTTTTGCTCGATTCAGATAAGCGCTATCGCGTGATCGCCAAACTTGGTCAGCGTACCAACACCTCCGATTCCGATGGTGAAGTGGTCGAAACACGTCCAATTGATGTGAGTCTTGCTAAGCTCGAAGCGTGTATTGAGCAATTTCGTGGCGAATCGGATCAAGTTCCTTCGATGTTTTCGGCGCTGAAGTACCAAGGTAAGCCCTTGTATGAGTACGCACGCAAAGGCATTGAAGTTCCACGAGAGTCGCGCAAAATCACCGTATACGAGATAGTGCTGCATCGTTTTTCTGACGATGAAGTAGAGATGGAAGTGCACTGTTCAAAAGGCACTTATATTCGTACCATCGTTGACGATCTCGGTGAAATGCTGGGTTGTGGTGCCCACGTGACGATGCTGCGTCGCACTGCGGTCGCTAACTACCCGTACGAGAGAATGGTGACGCTTGAGCAACTAAATGAATTGCTAGAGCAAGCCCAACGCGAAGAAATCGCTCCGCGCGAACTGCTTGATCCCCTGTTGCTACCGATGGACACCGCCGTTGAAAATTTGCCGGAAGTGAATCTTATCCCTGAATTAGCGGATATGGTGCTGCATGGTCAAGCCGTGCAGGTGTTTGGTGCGCCAACCGAAGGGACGGTGCGTTTGACCATGGGTGAGGAAAGGCTGTTTATCGGTGTCGGAGAAATGAACGACGACGGTAAGATTGCGCCCAAACGGTTAGTGGTCTTTCGTCACGAAGAGTAG
- the glmM gene encoding phosphoglucosamine mutase, with product MSEKRRYFGTDGVRGKVGQYPITPDFVLKLGWAAGRVLAKQGTKKVIIGKDTRISGYMLESALEAGLAAAGLKATFTGPMPTPAVAYLTQTFRAEAGIVISASHNPYYDNGIKFFSSEGTKLPDDVELAIEAELDKEIECVESAALGKATRLNDAAGRYIEFCKGTFPSALNLSGLKIVVDCANGATYHIAPSVFSELGADVIAMGVEPNGININHEVGATDVRALQKRVVEENADLGLAFDGDGDRIIMVDHLGNKVDGDQIAYIIARDALRRGELKGGVVGTLMTNLGMENGLKQLGIPFVRAAVGDRYVMEKLLEKGWKIGAENSGHVILLDKVTTGDAIVAALQVLASVVGSSMTLHDLSQGMTLYPQVLENVRFSGDSNPLEADAVKQAVTEVENVLGSKGRVLLRKSGTEPLLRVMVEGEDAELVTQSALKIADAVKANC from the coding sequence ATGTCAGAAAAAAGACGTTACTTTGGTACTGATGGTGTGCGTGGAAAAGTTGGGCAGTACCCAATCACTCCGGACTTTGTACTAAAACTTGGCTGGGCGGCGGGGCGTGTCCTCGCCAAACAGGGCACAAAAAAAGTGATTATTGGCAAAGATACGCGTATTTCTGGTTATATGCTGGAGTCGGCCCTTGAGGCGGGCTTGGCGGCGGCAGGTTTAAAAGCCACTTTCACTGGCCCGATGCCAACCCCAGCGGTGGCGTATTTAACGCAAACTTTTCGCGCAGAGGCGGGGATCGTGATCTCGGCATCACATAACCCTTATTACGACAATGGCATTAAGTTCTTCTCTTCCGAAGGAACCAAATTACCCGATGACGTTGAACTGGCGATTGAAGCAGAGCTAGACAAAGAGATCGAATGTGTTGAATCTGCGGCTCTTGGTAAAGCAACGCGTTTAAATGACGCCGCAGGCCGATACATTGAGTTTTGTAAAGGTACCTTCCCCTCGGCCTTAAACCTTTCAGGGCTCAAAATTGTGGTTGATTGTGCCAATGGTGCCACCTACCACATTGCACCGAGTGTCTTTTCTGAACTGGGTGCCGACGTCATAGCAATGGGGGTTGAACCGAACGGAATTAACATCAACCACGAAGTGGGCGCAACCGATGTGCGTGCATTACAAAAGCGCGTAGTAGAAGAAAATGCTGACCTAGGTTTAGCATTTGACGGCGACGGTGACCGCATTATTATGGTCGATCATCTTGGTAACAAGGTCGATGGCGATCAGATTGCTTACATCATTGCTCGTGATGCATTGCGTCGTGGCGAATTGAAAGGTGGAGTGGTTGGAACATTGATGACCAACCTTGGCATGGAAAATGGCCTTAAACAGTTAGGTATTCCCTTTGTTCGCGCTGCCGTGGGTGACCGCTATGTGATGGAAAAGCTTTTGGAAAAAGGCTGGAAAATCGGAGCAGAAAACTCAGGCCATGTCATTTTACTCGATAAAGTCACTACGGGAGACGCCATTGTGGCGGCCTTACAAGTGTTGGCGTCGGTTGTTGGTAGCTCAATGACCTTGCATGACCTTTCGCAAGGGATGACACTCTACCCTCAAGTATTGGAAAACGTACGTTTTTCCGGCGACAGTAATCCACTCGAAGCCGATGCCGTTAAGCAGGCGGTGACGGAAGTGGAAAATGTACTTGGCAGCAAAGGCCGAGTGCTGTTGCGTAAATCTGGAACTGAACCGCTGCTGCGCGTGATGGTGGAAGGTGAAGATGCAGAACTGGTCACTCAGAGTGCTCTTAAAATCGCCGATGCGGTAAAAGCGAACTGCTAA
- the rimP gene encoding ribosome maturation factor RimP → MTGLERQLTEMLEAPVGASGYELVGLEFIRAGEHSTLRIYIDHENGITVEDCAEVSRQVSAVLDVEDPITVAYNLEVSSPGLDRPLFKPAHYEHFIGHEVSIVLKMAASNRRKWKGVIQGVDGETIMVIVDGQQEEFALSNISKANLIPKF, encoded by the coding sequence ATGACTGGTTTAGAGAGACAACTTACTGAAATGCTTGAAGCGCCAGTCGGTGCTTCAGGCTATGAACTAGTTGGATTAGAGTTTATCCGCGCAGGTGAACACTCAACATTACGTATTTACATTGATCATGAAAACGGAATTACGGTTGAAGATTGCGCCGAAGTTAGCCGTCAAGTCAGTGCCGTGCTGGATGTTGAAGATCCGATCACTGTGGCCTACAACTTGGAAGTTTCTTCACCAGGTTTGGACAGGCCGCTCTTTAAGCCAGCACATTATGAGCACTTTATTGGTCACGAGGTCAGCATCGTTTTGAAAATGGCTGCAAGTAACCGCCGTAAATGGAAAGGTGTTATCCAGGGTGTGGATGGCGAAACCATCATGGTTATCGTTGATGGACAGCAGGAAGAATTTGCTCTGAGCAATATTTCAAAAGCTAACCTGATCCCTAAATTTTAG
- the nusA gene encoding transcription termination factor NusA has product MSKEILAVAEAVSNEKAVPRERIFEALEIALATSTKKKYEIEIDVRVAIDRKTGEFETFRRWLVVENVENPTKEISFEAASFDDDSVEIGDYIEDKIESVTFDRITTQTAKQVIVQKVREAERAQIVEQFIDNEGDLITGVVKKVNRETVVLDLGNNAEAVILRDDQLPRENFRPGDRVRGLLYKVAPEARGFQLFITRSKPEMLAELFRVEVPEIAEEIIELKGAARDPGSRAKIAVKTNDRRIDPVGACVGMRGARVQAVSGELGGERIDIVLWDDNPAQFVINAMAPADVASIIVDEDAHSMDIAVEAGNLAQAIGRNGQNVRLASQLTGWELNVMTVEDLQKKHAEESQASINNFMKYLDIEEDFAQLLVEEGFSTLEEIAYVPVNELLDIEGLDEDLIEELRSRAKDALTTIALAQEEAFEGLEPAEDLLGLEGLEREMAFKLAAKGVATLEDLADQGIDDLEGIEGLTEARAGELIMAARNICWFGEEA; this is encoded by the coding sequence ATGAGTAAAGAAATTTTAGCGGTAGCAGAAGCGGTATCCAACGAAAAAGCGGTACCTCGTGAGCGTATCTTTGAAGCGCTAGAAATTGCTCTGGCGACATCAACTAAGAAAAAATACGAAATTGAAATTGATGTGCGTGTTGCTATCGATCGTAAAACGGGTGAATTCGAAACTTTCCGCCGCTGGTTAGTGGTAGAGAATGTCGAAAACCCAACCAAAGAGATCTCGTTTGAAGCGGCGAGCTTTGACGATGATTCGGTTGAGATTGGTGACTATATCGAAGATAAGATTGAATCAGTCACATTTGACCGCATCACCACGCAAACCGCAAAACAAGTGATCGTACAAAAAGTCCGTGAAGCTGAGCGCGCACAGATCGTCGAGCAGTTTATCGACAATGAAGGCGATCTGATCACGGGTGTAGTGAAGAAAGTAAACCGTGAAACGGTTGTGCTGGATCTCGGTAACAACGCTGAAGCGGTGATTCTTCGTGATGATCAGCTACCACGTGAAAACTTCCGCCCGGGTGACCGTGTTCGCGGCCTACTGTACAAAGTTGCGCCAGAAGCTCGTGGCTTCCAACTGTTTATCACGCGTTCTAAGCCAGAAATGCTGGCAGAGCTATTCCGCGTCGAAGTGCCAGAAATTGCGGAAGAGATTATTGAACTAAAAGGCGCTGCACGTGACCCAGGCTCTCGTGCTAAGATCGCCGTCAAAACCAATGACAGACGTATTGACCCTGTCGGCGCTTGTGTTGGTATGCGTGGCGCTCGTGTCCAGGCGGTGTCTGGCGAACTTGGCGGTGAGCGTATTGACATCGTTCTTTGGGATGATAACCCAGCGCAATTCGTGATTAACGCGATGGCGCCAGCGGATGTAGCATCGATCATTGTAGACGAAGATGCACACTCAATGGATATTGCAGTAGAAGCGGGTAACCTAGCGCAAGCGATCGGCCGTAACGGTCAAAACGTTCGTTTGGCTTCTCAGCTAACAGGTTGGGAACTGAACGTCATGACGGTTGAAGATCTGCAGAAGAAGCACGCTGAAGAGTCTCAAGCGTCTATTAATAACTTCATGAAATATCTAGATATCGAAGAAGATTTCGCTCAACTGTTGGTTGAAGAAGGCTTCTCTACTCTGGAAGAGATTGCTTATGTTCCTGTCAACGAATTACTCGATATTGAAGGTCTTGATGAGGATCTGATTGAGGAGCTACGTAGCCGTGCAAAAGATGCATTGACCACTATCGCATTGGCACAGGAAGAAGCGTTTGAAGGCCTAGAACCAGCAGAAGATCTGCTTGGTCTTGAAGGACTTGAGCGCGAAATGGCATTCAAACTGGCGGCGAAAGGTGTTGCGACACTGGAAGATTTGGCTGACCAGGGTATTGATGACTTAGAAGGTATCGAAGGCCTAACAGAAGCACGCGCAGGTGAACTCATCATGGCTGCACGTAACATCTGTTGGTTCGGAGAAGAAGCATAA
- the secG gene encoding preprotein translocase subunit SecG, with amino-acid sequence MFTVLLVIYLLAALGVIGLVLIQQGKGADMGASFGAGASNTVFGASGSGNFLTRTTAILATVFFVVSLLLGRMSTHKVESQWVDPTQGQVIEQVQDNVSDKPAQSDEIPH; translated from the coding sequence ATGTTTACAGTTCTACTTGTGATTTACCTGTTGGCAGCGCTTGGTGTGATTGGCCTCGTGTTGATTCAGCAAGGTAAAGGCGCAGACATGGGAGCTTCATTCGGTGCTGGTGCCTCAAACACCGTGTTTGGTGCAAGCGGCTCAGGAAACTTCCTAACCAGAACGACTGCTATTTTAGCAACCGTATTTTTTGTTGTGAGCTTGTTGCTTGGACGTATGTCAACACACAAAGTTGAGTCTCAATGGGTTGATCCAACGCAGGGTCAAGTTATCGAACAAGTTCAGGACAATGTGAGTGATAAGCCTGCTCAGTCAGACGAAATTCCTCACTAA
- the folP gene encoding dihydropteroate synthase has protein sequence MILRSHKKQLDLSTPQIMGILNVTPDSFSDGGQFTHLDAALRQVEKLIQAGATIIDIGGESTRPGAPEVSLEEELNRVIPVVKAIRASSDVWISVDTSKAEVMRQAIEAGADLINDIRALQEPGALEIAAKAQVPICLMHMQGQPRSMQHSPNYQDVLREVGEFLRERVKVCEQAGIAKELLILDPGFGFGKTLEHNYHLLAHLESFHQFGLPLLAGMSRKSMIFKLLDKKPADCMVASVTCATIAALKGAQIIRVHDVEETVEAMKIIQMMKNNH, from the coding sequence ATGATTTTACGTTCTCATAAAAAACAACTAGACCTTTCTACCCCACAAATAATGGGAATTCTCAACGTCACGCCAGACTCTTTTTCTGATGGTGGGCAGTTTACGCACTTGGACGCTGCGCTTCGCCAAGTGGAGAAGTTGATCCAAGCGGGGGCAACCATCATTGATATTGGTGGTGAATCGACTCGCCCAGGAGCGCCGGAAGTGTCATTAGAAGAAGAGCTCAATCGAGTGATTCCTGTCGTTAAAGCGATCCGAGCAAGTTCTGATGTCTGGATATCGGTTGATACCAGTAAAGCAGAAGTAATGCGCCAAGCCATAGAGGCAGGCGCTGATCTGATTAATGACATTCGCGCGTTGCAAGAGCCAGGCGCCTTAGAGATTGCCGCTAAAGCACAAGTGCCAATTTGCTTGATGCACATGCAAGGTCAGCCTCGAAGTATGCAACATAGCCCTAACTATCAAGATGTACTGCGAGAAGTCGGTGAGTTCCTCCGTGAAAGAGTGAAAGTGTGCGAACAAGCCGGGATAGCAAAAGAGTTGTTGATTTTGGATCCTGGCTTTGGTTTTGGAAAAACGCTCGAACACAACTACCACCTTCTTGCGCATCTCGAATCCTTCCACCAGTTTGGTTTGCCACTGCTGGCTGGGATGTCGCGCAAATCGATGATCTTTAAATTGTTGGATAAAAAGCCTGCCGATTGCATGGTCGCTAGTGTAACATGTGCCACCATTGCTGCTTTGAAAGGGGCTCAGATCATTCGCGTCCATGACGTTGAAGAGACGGTTGAAGCGATGAAAATCATTCAAATGATGAAGAATAACCACTGA
- the infB gene encoding translation initiation factor IF-2, which translates to MTQLTVKALSEEIGTPVDRLLEQLADAGMKKASTDNVTDEEKQKLLSHLKKEHGDTSGDTAPTRLTLQRKTRSTLSVSAGGGKSKNVQVEVRKKRTYVKRSTIEDEAKREAEEAAQREAEEAAKRAAEEAAKREAEEAAKREAEEAAKRAADEAKRDAEKSVDRDAQEKAERAAEEKAKRDAEEKIKQEAARKEAEELKRRQEEEAKRKAEEESQRKLEEARELAEKNKERWSAAEEKKGDMEDTDYHVTTSRYAREAEDEADRQEEAARRKKKKTKSSTKASEDDERGGPRVQRGGKGGRKGKLSKPKSMQHGFDKTAVVAKSDVVVGETIIVSELANKMSVKATEVIKVMMKMGAMATINQVIDQETAQLVAEEMGHKVVLRKENELEEAVLSDRDDKFESVPRAPVVTIMGHVDHGKTSTLDYIRRTHVASGEAGGITQHIGAYHVETPNGMITFLDTPGHAAFTAMRARGAQATDIVVLVVAADDGVMPQTVEAIQHAKAAGVPLIVAVNKIDKEEANPDNVKNELAQYDVMPEEWGGENMFVHISAKKGTNIDQLLETILLQAEVLELTAVKDGMASGVVVESRLDKGRGPVATVLVQSGTLRKGDIVLCGQEYGRVRAMRDELGNEVNEAGPSIPVELLGLSGVPAAGDEATVVRDERKAREVANYRAGKFREVKLARQQKSKLENMFSNMAAGDVAELNIVLKADVQGSVEAIADSLVKLSTEEVKVNIVGSGVGGITETDAVLAEASNAIILGFNVRADASARRAIEAASVDLRYYSIIYQLIDEVKQAMSGMLAPEFKQEIIGLAEVRDVFKSPKLGAIAGCMVTEGLIKRNAPIRVLRDNVVIYEGELESLRRFKDDVAEVKNGYECGIGVKNYNDVRVGDQIEVFETIEIQRTID; encoded by the coding sequence ATGACACAACTTACAGTTAAAGCACTGAGTGAAGAAATTGGTACGCCAGTTGACCGCTTATTAGAGCAACTTGCTGATGCTGGAATGAAAAAAGCGAGCACAGATAATGTGACCGATGAAGAGAAGCAGAAGCTTCTCTCTCATCTGAAAAAAGAGCACGGCGACACGTCAGGTGACACGGCTCCGACTCGCTTGACTTTACAGCGTAAGACTCGCAGCACGCTTAGTGTAAGCGCTGGTGGCGGTAAGAGTAAGAATGTTCAGGTTGAAGTGCGCAAGAAACGTACCTACGTAAAACGCAGTACAATCGAAGACGAAGCAAAACGCGAAGCTGAAGAAGCGGCGCAACGTGAAGCGGAAGAAGCCGCAAAACGTGCCGCCGAGGAAGCAGCGAAGCGTGAAGCGGAAGAAGCGGCAAAACGTGAAGCGGAAGAAGCCGCAAAGCGTGCCGCAGACGAAGCAAAACGTGATGCTGAGAAATCGGTTGACCGTGACGCACAAGAGAAAGCGGAACGTGCTGCTGAAGAAAAAGCAAAACGTGATGCAGAAGAAAAAATTAAGCAAGAAGCAGCGCGAAAAGAGGCCGAAGAGCTAAAACGTCGTCAGGAAGAAGAAGCTAAGCGTAAGGCTGAAGAGGAAAGTCAGCGCAAGCTTGAGGAAGCTCGCGAATTGGCTGAAAAGAACAAAGAGCGTTGGTCTGCTGCAGAAGAGAAAAAGGGTGATATGGAAGATACAGATTACCATGTAACGACTTCACGATACGCACGTGAAGCCGAAGATGAAGCAGATCGTCAAGAAGAAGCCGCTCGTCGCAAGAAGAAGAAAACCAAATCATCGACCAAAGCAAGTGAAGATGATGAGCGTGGTGGCCCACGTGTTCAGCGCGGCGGGAAAGGCGGACGTAAAGGCAAACTGTCTAAGCCGAAGTCAATGCAACATGGCTTTGATAAGACCGCTGTTGTGGCAAAATCCGATGTAGTTGTTGGCGAGACTATCATTGTCTCTGAGCTGGCGAACAAAATGTCGGTAAAAGCGACTGAAGTCATCAAGGTGATGATGAAGATGGGCGCGATGGCAACCATCAACCAAGTGATCGACCAAGAAACTGCACAATTGGTTGCGGAAGAAATGGGTCACAAAGTGGTTCTGCGTAAAGAGAACGAGCTTGAGGAAGCGGTTCTATCGGATCGTGATGACAAGTTCGAATCCGTACCTCGTGCCCCAGTTGTGACCATCATGGGCCACGTTGACCACGGTAAGACATCAACTCTGGACTACATTCGTCGCACACACGTTGCGTCTGGCGAAGCGGGTGGTATTACTCAGCACATTGGTGCTTACCACGTAGAAACGCCAAACGGCATGATTACTTTCCTGGATACTCCTGGACACGCGGCGTTTACCGCCATGCGTGCTCGTGGTGCTCAGGCAACAGATATCGTTGTCCTTGTCGTTGCGGCCGATGATGGCGTAATGCCACAGACTGTGGAAGCGATTCAGCACGCGAAAGCGGCTGGCGTTCCTCTCATCGTGGCAGTGAACAAGATCGATAAAGAAGAAGCGAATCCAGACAACGTGAAAAACGAGCTGGCTCAATACGACGTTATGCCTGAAGAGTGGGGCGGTGAGAACATGTTTGTTCACATCTCTGCGAAGAAAGGTACTAACATTGATCAACTGCTTGAGACCATCCTACTACAAGCTGAAGTCCTTGAACTGACGGCAGTGAAAGACGGTATGGCTTCTGGTGTGGTGGTTGAGTCTCGTCTTGATAAAGGTCGTGGTCCAGTGGCGACGGTTCTGGTTCAATCAGGTACCCTACGTAAAGGCGATATAGTACTGTGTGGTCAAGAATATGGCCGTGTACGTGCAATGCGCGACGAACTGGGTAACGAAGTGAACGAAGCGGGCCCATCAATCCCAGTGGAATTGCTTGGTCTGTCTGGTGTTCCGGCGGCGGGTGACGAAGCAACGGTTGTGCGTGATGAGCGTAAAGCGCGTGAAGTAGCAAACTACCGTGCTGGTAAGTTCCGCGAAGTCAAGCTGGCGCGTCAGCAGAAGTCTAAACTTGAGAACATGTTCTCTAACATGGCAGCAGGTGATGTGGCTGAGTTGAACATTGTACTGAAAGCGGACGTACAAGGTTCAGTGGAAGCGATTGCAGATTCGTTGGTTAAACTATCAACGGAAGAAGTGAAAGTGAACATTGTTGGCTCTGGTGTTGGCGGTATCACTGAAACTGACGCGGTATTGGCTGAAGCGTCTAACGCAATCATCCTTGGCTTTAACGTTCGTGCTGACGCATCTGCGCGTCGTGCAATCGAAGCGGCAAGCGTTGATCTGCGTTACTACTCAATCATCTATCAGCTGATTGACGAAGTGAAACAAGCGATGAGCGGTATGCTTGCTCCAGAATTCAAGCAAGAGATCATTGGTCTAGCTGAAGTTCGTGACGTGTTTAAGTCTCCGAAACTGGGCGCAATCGCAGGCTGTATGGTTACTGAAGGTCTGATCAAGCGTAATGCACCAATTCGCGTACTACGTGATAACGTGGTTATTTACGAAGGTGAGCTTGAGTCTCTACGTCGCTTTAAAGATGACGTTGCTGAAGTTAAGAATGGCTACGAGTGTGGTATCGGCGTTAAGAACTACAACGATGTTCGCGTTGGCGACCAGATCGAAGTATTCGAAACGATCGAGATTCAGCGTACCATCGATTAA